A window of the Nibribacter ruber genome harbors these coding sequences:
- a CDS encoding pirin family protein encodes MLDIVIEARKASLAPGMDVRRILPFRQRRMVGPFIFMDHAGPVDVQPPLVHSLDVLPHPHIGLSTVSYLFGGQVTHRDSLGVEQIILPGEVNWMTAGSGIAHSERFEDPATLAGGNLEMIQTWVALPEKDEEAAPAFDNYKPNQLPIFTDSGVWMRLIAGDAYGLKNGVKTHSPLFYLHVVLETGARFGLPKEHSERGLYLAKGTLEVAGRRYTAGQMLVFTKGADPMLLALEPTTLMLLGGEPLGERFIWWNFVSSRKERIEQAKSDWQEGRIVLPPNDNLEFVPLPEDKSKPAGSPAPQALS; translated from the coding sequence ATGCTGGATATTGTCATTGAAGCCCGTAAAGCATCCCTTGCCCCAGGCATGGACGTGCGCAGAATCTTACCCTTTAGACAACGCCGCATGGTGGGCCCGTTCATCTTCATGGACCATGCCGGCCCCGTAGACGTGCAGCCGCCGCTGGTGCACAGCCTAGACGTGTTGCCCCATCCGCATATTGGTTTGTCTACCGTGAGCTACCTGTTTGGCGGCCAGGTCACGCATAGAGACAGCCTGGGCGTGGAGCAGATTATCTTGCCCGGCGAGGTGAACTGGATGACGGCCGGCAGCGGCATTGCCCACTCAGAGCGGTTTGAAGACCCGGCTACCCTGGCGGGTGGCAACTTAGAAATGATTCAGACCTGGGTGGCCTTGCCAGAGAAAGACGAGGAAGCCGCCCCCGCCTTCGACAATTACAAACCCAATCAACTACCCATCTTCACCGACTCCGGTGTCTGGATGCGCCTTATTGCCGGTGATGCCTACGGTCTTAAGAACGGAGTAAAAACGCATTCGCCGTTGTTTTACCTGCACGTGGTGTTGGAGACCGGGGCCCGCTTTGGCCTGCCCAAGGAGCATTCTGAACGCGGCCTCTACCTTGCCAAAGGCACCTTAGAAGTGGCTGGCAGACGCTACACCGCCGGGCAGATGCTGGTCTTTACCAAAGGCGCCGACCCCATGCTGCTGGCGCTGGAACCTACTACGCTCATGCTCTTGGGCGGTGAGCCGCTGGGTGAACGGTTCATCTGGTGGAATTTTGTGTCTAGTAGAAAAGAGCGCATTGAGCAGGCCAAGTCAGACTGGCAAGAAGGGCGCATTGTGCTTCCGCCTAATGACAACCTGGAGTTTGTACCGCTGCCCGAAGACAAATCCAAACCCGCCGGAAGCCCCGCCCCGCAAGCATTGTCTTAG